From the Natrarchaeobaculum aegyptiacum genome, one window contains:
- a CDS encoding serine hydrolase domain-containing protein: MTGLTTSGRDRIAALFDRQLELGLHHGAQLAVFVDGELELDLAGGVTGPDGTETTSEQRHVLFSCTKPYAAITLHTLVDEGELAYDDRVVDHWPEFADAGTEKAEITVRQVLSHTAGLTQGEIDERPDLWSDWDACVEALEEMDPVFSPGEVPAYHPLTFGWLVGELVRRVSGTPIEEAVAERVFDPLGMDDTGIGLREDEPDDVATLVAFEPFDRCRDPGEGLGDHTEVAAPFNTEAVHRSVIPAATGIGTARDMARFYGCLANGGELEGTRILSESTLEEATALEAKTDADGTLGRPGRFALGFWKGGTTADPYGSLTPEHVYGHAGLGSSVGWADPELNVGFSYVTNGVREGSYEHVARVRSLADAVRTALLQ, from the coding sequence ATGACAGGACTCACCACGTCCGGTCGTGACCGGATCGCCGCACTGTTCGACCGCCAGCTCGAGCTCGGGCTCCACCACGGGGCACAACTGGCCGTGTTCGTCGACGGGGAACTCGAACTCGACCTCGCCGGCGGCGTCACCGGACCCGACGGAACGGAGACGACGAGCGAGCAGCGCCACGTCCTGTTTTCCTGTACGAAACCCTACGCGGCCATCACGCTCCACACGCTGGTCGACGAGGGCGAACTCGCTTACGACGACCGCGTGGTCGACCACTGGCCGGAGTTCGCCGACGCGGGGACCGAGAAGGCCGAGATCACCGTCCGGCAGGTTCTGAGCCACACTGCGGGGCTGACCCAGGGCGAGATCGACGAACGACCGGACCTGTGGAGCGACTGGGACGCCTGCGTCGAGGCGCTCGAGGAGATGGACCCCGTCTTCTCGCCGGGCGAGGTACCGGCGTATCACCCGCTGACCTTCGGCTGGCTGGTGGGCGAACTCGTCCGCCGCGTCTCTGGGACCCCGATCGAGGAGGCCGTAGCCGAGCGCGTCTTCGACCCGCTGGGGATGGACGACACCGGCATCGGCCTCCGGGAGGACGAACCGGACGACGTCGCCACGCTCGTCGCCTTCGAGCCGTTCGACCGCTGTCGCGACCCCGGCGAAGGACTCGGCGACCACACCGAGGTCGCCGCGCCGTTCAACACCGAGGCGGTCCACCGGTCGGTGATCCCCGCCGCCACCGGCATCGGAACCGCCCGGGACATGGCCCGCTTCTACGGCTGTCTGGCAAACGGCGGCGAACTCGAGGGCACACGCATCCTCTCGGAGTCGACGCTCGAGGAGGCGACGGCGCTCGAGGCCAAGACGGACGCAGACGGCACCCTCGGCCGACCGGGACGGTTCGCGCTCGGGTTCTGGAAGGGTGGGACGACGGCAGACCCCTACGGCTCGCTGACCCCCGAACACGTCTACGGCCACGCGGGCCTGGGCAGCAGCGTCGGGTGGGCCGACCCCGAACTGAACGTCGGCTTCTCGTACGTCACGAACGGCGTTCGTGAGGGGTCCTACGAGCACGTCGCCCGCGTCCGCTCGCTGGCCGACGCCGTTCGGACGGCGTTGCTGCAGTGA
- a CDS encoding Nif3-like dinuclear metal center hexameric protein, with the protein MPQLSTLVDRLDEELRTADFADLDASANGLQVGPEETTVDHVAFAVDGVAETFDRATEAGADLLVVHHGISWGGFDRVTGRTYDHLSRLLENDLALYVSHLPLDAHPDLGNAAGVADVLELEGREPFGELGPEHIGQRGSAPTAYAPDELRDRLVDSLETGEGDVRLLPFGPDEIEEVAIVTGSGTDWLEEAVDVGADALVTGEGKHPVYHEAKEAGVSVVLAGHYATETFGVRSLQSRLETWHPDLETTYLESPTGL; encoded by the coding sequence ATGCCACAGCTGTCGACGCTCGTCGACCGGCTCGACGAGGAACTGCGGACGGCCGACTTCGCCGACCTCGACGCGAGCGCGAACGGGTTGCAGGTCGGCCCCGAGGAAACGACCGTCGATCACGTCGCGTTCGCCGTCGACGGCGTCGCGGAGACCTTCGACCGGGCGACCGAGGCCGGCGCGGACCTGCTCGTCGTCCACCACGGTATCTCCTGGGGTGGATTCGACCGGGTCACCGGTCGCACCTACGACCACCTCTCGCGGCTGCTCGAGAACGACCTCGCACTGTACGTCTCGCACCTGCCACTGGACGCCCACCCCGATCTCGGCAACGCTGCCGGCGTCGCCGACGTGCTCGAGCTCGAGGGTCGCGAGCCGTTTGGCGAACTCGGGCCCGAACACATCGGCCAGCGCGGGAGCGCGCCCACCGCGTACGCACCCGACGAACTCCGCGACCGACTCGTCGACTCGCTCGAGACGGGCGAAGGAGACGTTCGACTCCTCCCGTTTGGACCCGACGAGATCGAGGAGGTCGCGATCGTCACCGGCAGCGGCACCGACTGGCTCGAGGAAGCCGTCGACGTCGGTGCCGACGCGCTGGTGACCGGCGAGGGCAAACACCCGGTCTACCACGAGGCGAAGGAAGCTGGCGTCAGCGTCGTCCTGGCCGGCCACTACGCCACCGAGACGTTCGGCGTTCGCTCGCTCCAGTCGCGACTCGAGACGTGGCACCCCGACCTCGAGACGACCTACCTCGAGTCGCCGACCGGGCTGTGA
- a CDS encoding deoxyhypusine synthase, giving the protein MSDEDEDAHEHGYEPERETFSHDPIGHASVTGGMSVGDLADQYGHAGVGAANLNEAVDVAATMFGDDDVTVFFSLAGAMVPAGMRRIVSDLIRDGYIDVLVTTGANLTHDSIEAIGGKHHHGEVTPEGMSEREHDETLRDEGVDRIYNVYLPQEFFATFESHLREEVFPPLEAECEGSEASRASESSSGANREKGSVSIQRLTEELGRANAAVNERDDVDEDPGIAAAAYESDVPIYCPAVQDSVLGLQAWMYSQTTSFTLDALSDMTDITDVAFDADGAGAFVVGGGVPKNYTLQTMLVTPRAYDYAVQLTMDPKQSGGLSGATLEEARSWGKLERDAENASVYGDATVSLPLVVAAARERVEGDGS; this is encoded by the coding sequence ATGAGCGACGAGGACGAAGACGCCCACGAGCACGGTTACGAACCCGAACGGGAGACGTTCTCCCATGACCCCATCGGTCACGCCAGCGTGACTGGGGGGATGAGCGTCGGCGACCTCGCCGACCAGTACGGACACGCCGGCGTCGGCGCTGCGAACCTCAACGAGGCCGTCGACGTGGCCGCGACGATGTTCGGTGACGACGACGTGACGGTCTTCTTCTCGCTCGCGGGGGCGATGGTCCCGGCCGGCATGCGCCGGATCGTCTCGGATCTCATCCGCGACGGCTACATCGACGTGCTGGTAACGACGGGGGCAAACCTCACCCACGACTCGATCGAGGCCATCGGCGGCAAGCACCACCACGGCGAGGTCACCCCCGAGGGGATGAGCGAACGCGAACACGACGAGACCCTCCGTGACGAGGGCGTCGACCGCATCTACAACGTCTACCTCCCACAGGAGTTCTTCGCCACCTTCGAATCGCACCTGCGCGAGGAGGTCTTCCCGCCGCTCGAGGCCGAGTGCGAGGGGAGCGAGGCGTCACGCGCCTCGGAATCCTCGAGCGGTGCGAACCGCGAGAAGGGGTCGGTCTCGATCCAGCGATTGACCGAAGAACTCGGTCGGGCCAACGCCGCGGTCAACGAGCGCGACGACGTCGACGAGGACCCGGGGATCGCCGCCGCGGCCTACGAATCGGACGTCCCGATCTACTGTCCCGCCGTTCAGGACTCCGTCCTCGGCCTGCAGGCGTGGATGTACTCCCAGACGACGTCGTTCACGCTCGACGCCCTCTCGGACATGACCGACATCACCGACGTGGCCTTCGATGCCGACGGCGCTGGCGCGTTCGTCGTCGGCGGTGGCGTCCCGAAGAACTACACCCTCCAGACGATGCTCGTCACCCCGCGGGCGTACGACTACGCCGTCCAGCTCACCATGGACCCGAAACAGAGCGGCGGCCTCTCCGGGGCAACCCTCGAGGAAGCCCGCTCGTGGGGCAAACTCGAGCGCGATGCCGAGAACGCCTCGGTCTACGGCGACGCCACGGTGTCGCTGCCGCTGGTCGTCGCGGCGGCTCGAGAGCGAGTGGAAGGCGACGGGTCCTGA
- a CDS encoding translation initiation factor IF-5A: MAKQQQEVRDLQEGSYVMIDDAACKIDSYSTAKPGKHGSAKARIDARGVFDGKKRSLSQPVDAKIWVPIIERKQGQVVSVDGDDMQVMDLETYETMTMRVPEDEDVSPDDEIEFLEMDDQRKIV, translated from the coding sequence ATGGCGAAACAGCAGCAAGAAGTTCGCGACCTCCAGGAAGGCAGCTACGTGATGATCGACGACGCGGCGTGTAAGATCGACTCCTACTCGACCGCAAAGCCCGGAAAACACGGCAGCGCGAAGGCCCGCATCGACGCTCGCGGCGTCTTCGACGGCAAGAAGCGCTCGCTCTCCCAGCCCGTCGACGCGAAGATCTGGGTTCCGATCATCGAGCGCAAACAGGGCCAGGTCGTCTCCGTCGACGGCGACGACATGCAGGTGATGGACCTCGAGACCTACGAGACCATGACGATGCGCGTTCCCGAGGACGAGGACGTCTCCCCCGACGACGAGATCGAATTCCTCGAGATGGACGACCAGCGCAAGATCGTCTGA
- a CDS encoding DUF5789 family protein, which yields MTNVNTLPRRELGVEFGDLAAQIEEHSYPLTSEELVAEFGEHVLELPNGTESVREILESVGAETYESPTEAQQALFNMVDSRAIGRKYYSDRTPPALGESRNHQSLSF from the coding sequence ATGACGAACGTCAACACTTTGCCGCGTCGAGAACTGGGCGTCGAGTTCGGCGACCTCGCCGCACAGATCGAGGAGCACTCCTACCCACTGACGAGCGAGGAACTCGTCGCCGAATTCGGCGAACACGTCCTCGAACTCCCGAACGGAACGGAATCGGTGCGGGAAATACTCGAGTCGGTCGGAGCGGAGACGTACGAATCACCTACCGAAGCCCAGCAGGCGCTGTTCAACATGGTCGACAGCCGCGCGATCGGACGAAAGTACTACTCGGATCGTACGCCGCCAGCGCTGGGCGAGAGCCGGAACCACCAGTCGTTGTCGTTCTGA
- a CDS encoding universal stress protein, with protein MYDSILVATDGSEAADAAVSHAISLAASLDADVTAVAVLETRTGYDNAIVDPETVDEQRRERARSWLEDAEGLASEAGVALETRIMSGVPHEEILALAADRDVDVVVVGSQGRSSFKGALLGSTVDRVVRLADRPVTVVDAATEQDD; from the coding sequence ATGTACGACTCGATCCTCGTCGCGACCGACGGCAGCGAGGCCGCAGACGCAGCCGTGAGCCACGCGATCAGTCTCGCAGCCAGCCTCGATGCCGACGTGACCGCCGTCGCGGTCCTCGAGACCCGGACCGGCTACGACAACGCCATCGTCGATCCCGAGACGGTCGACGAACAGCGCCGGGAGCGGGCCCGATCGTGGCTCGAGGACGCCGAGGGGCTGGCCAGTGAAGCAGGCGTCGCGCTCGAGACGAGGATCATGTCGGGGGTTCCCCACGAGGAGATTCTCGCGCTCGCGGCCGACCGGGACGTCGACGTCGTCGTCGTCGGCTCACAGGGCCGATCGTCGTTCAAGGGTGCACTGCTGGGGAGCACGGTCGATCGGGTCGTCCGACTCGCCGACCGGCCGGTGACCGTCGTCGACGCGGCGACCGAGCAGGACGACTGA
- a CDS encoding pyridoxamine 5'-phosphate oxidase family protein produces the protein MSNVSDAVEKRLESEPLMAHLATSVDDRPHVAPVWYRYDDGTIEIVTTGRKLANVRENPRVALSIQAAEGGDPEWTVTLLGRATIVDDEAESRQARARIHEKYDADASSYSENVLVRIDVGSASLQTY, from the coding sequence ATGTCGAACGTCTCCGACGCCGTCGAGAAGCGACTCGAGTCCGAGCCGCTGATGGCCCATCTCGCGACGAGCGTGGACGACCGGCCCCACGTCGCGCCAGTCTGGTACCGGTACGACGACGGGACGATCGAGATCGTGACGACGGGACGGAAACTCGCGAACGTCCGGGAGAACCCACGGGTCGCGCTCTCGATACAGGCCGCCGAAGGCGGCGACCCCGAGTGGACGGTGACGCTGCTCGGAAGGGCGACGATCGTCGACGACGAGGCGGAGAGTCGGCAGGCTCGAGCCCGAATCCACGAGAAGTACGACGCCGACGCCTCGTCCTACAGCGAGAACGTGCTGGTTCGGATCGACGTCGGATCGGCGAGCCTCCAGACCTACTGA
- a CDS encoding universal stress protein, translated as MTLLVPYDGSALAREALEKAATFGELLDEEVVVLTVIPDDAEYARERNWITQGEPFDPDTIAAGLQTRADEVAPETTFRTKRVSSDEPTATATTQVVREIRRVAAEIEASVVFIGSENAGSVIAPQSSVGSPVAKGQRYDVYVVRQPDDDPDDADVTDVDSMTESE; from the coding sequence ATGACGTTACTCGTTCCGTACGACGGTTCTGCGCTGGCGAGAGAGGCACTCGAGAAGGCAGCCACGTTCGGTGAGTTGCTCGACGAAGAGGTGGTGGTCCTGACGGTGATTCCAGACGACGCCGAGTACGCCCGGGAGCGCAACTGGATTACCCAGGGTGAACCGTTCGATCCCGACACGATCGCCGCCGGCTTGCAGACCAGAGCCGACGAGGTCGCCCCCGAGACGACGTTTCGAACCAAGCGAGTGAGTTCCGACGAGCCGACCGCGACCGCCACGACGCAGGTCGTCCGGGAGATCCGCCGCGTTGCAGCCGAGATCGAAGCGAGCGTCGTCTTCATCGGCTCGGAGAACGCCGGATCGGTCATCGCCCCCCAGTCCAGCGTCGGCAGCCCCGTCGCGAAGGGACAGCGATACGACGTCTACGTCGTTCGGCAGCCGGACGACGACCCCGACGACGCCGACGTCACGGACGTCGACTCGATGACCGAGTCCGAGTGA
- a CDS encoding Hsp20/alpha crystallin family protein, whose product MTATAAFFVTAFEPEPVSMGALRDAVADLADDVFFDLLESESAYLYVVDLPGVTDDSVTVEATADRLVIDASREKPDAGEYSYVEEHRPTLVDVDLPLPDDASADGLEVTVDRGILEVVVPREPERYETTIDVAEGRGRRAATDDDAGGDSTTDPDDPTDPDTTDAEPR is encoded by the coding sequence ATGACCGCGACCGCGGCCTTTTTCGTCACGGCGTTCGAACCAGAACCCGTATCAATGGGTGCCCTTCGCGACGCAGTCGCCGATCTCGCCGACGACGTCTTCTTCGACCTCCTCGAGAGCGAGTCGGCGTACCTGTACGTGGTGGACCTTCCCGGCGTAACCGACGACTCGGTCACGGTCGAGGCGACTGCCGACCGACTGGTGATCGACGCCAGCCGGGAGAAACCCGACGCGGGGGAGTACAGTTACGTCGAAGAGCACCGGCCGACGCTCGTCGACGTCGACCTCCCACTGCCCGACGACGCAAGCGCCGACGGCCTCGAGGTGACGGTCGATCGCGGCATCCTCGAGGTGGTCGTCCCCCGTGAGCCCGAGCGGTACGAGACGACGATCGACGTCGCCGAGGGACGGGGTCGTCGGGCCGCCACGGACGACGATGCTGGCGGCGATTCGACCACCGATCCCGACGATCCAACCGACCCAGACACCACCGACGCCGAACCGAGGTGA
- a CDS encoding antitoxin VapB family protein yields the protein MATTTISLTEEAYESLKALKEDDESFSDVVQRLTGAERDKMKGFGSWADSGLREEVASYRDGFETDAAERIDELS from the coding sequence ATGGCGACGACGACGATCAGTTTGACAGAGGAGGCCTACGAAAGCCTGAAAGCGCTAAAAGAGGATGACGAGAGCTTCAGCGATGTCGTGCAGCGTCTCACTGGGGCTGAGCGTGACAAAATGAAGGGGTTCGGTTCGTGGGCGGACTCGGGTCTTCGCGAGGAAGTTGCGTCGTATCGGGACGGGTTCGAGACCGATGCCGCAGAACGGATCGATGAACTGTCTTGA
- the speB gene encoding agmatinase, which produces MFPGATDYQRTESNAAESADTDAEDANFVVVGAPLDVSTTFQPGTRFGPRRIRTFAEPFDDYDRRTDQHFSDLGVADHGDVRAWDDVEEYLEWLEGTLRDVVWDDAVPLTLGGEHTVSLAGVRAVSPEVFVCLDAHLDLYDAYDGNEFSHASVTRRILEVESVEEVILLGIRTGSKAEWERAEEDDVTVVAPEDVADWSVGDALEDREAYLSVDVDAADPGYAPGTGTTEPFGLEPRELRDVVREVAPDASGFDVVEVNDRDDGQAAALAGKLLREFVFSAAAE; this is translated from the coding sequence ATGTTTCCCGGGGCGACCGACTACCAGCGGACCGAGTCCAACGCGGCCGAGTCGGCCGATACCGACGCCGAGGACGCGAACTTCGTTGTCGTCGGTGCGCCCCTGGACGTATCGACGACCTTTCAGCCGGGGACCAGGTTCGGCCCCCGGCGCATTCGGACCTTTGCGGAGCCGTTCGACGACTACGACCGTCGAACCGACCAGCACTTTTCGGACCTCGGCGTCGCCGACCACGGCGACGTCCGTGCCTGGGACGACGTCGAGGAGTACCTCGAGTGGCTCGAGGGCACGCTCCGCGACGTAGTCTGGGACGACGCCGTCCCCCTGACACTCGGCGGCGAACATACCGTCTCACTCGCGGGCGTCCGCGCCGTTTCCCCCGAGGTGTTCGTCTGCCTCGACGCACACCTCGACCTCTACGACGCCTACGACGGCAACGAGTTCTCACACGCCTCGGTGACGCGTCGCATTCTCGAGGTCGAGTCGGTCGAGGAGGTGATCCTCCTCGGAATCCGGACGGGAAGCAAAGCCGAGTGGGAACGCGCCGAGGAAGACGACGTGACCGTCGTCGCACCCGAAGACGTCGCCGACTGGTCGGTCGGGGACGCCCTCGAGGACCGCGAGGCCTACCTGAGCGTCGACGTCGACGCTGCCGACCCCGGCTACGCACCGGGAACGGGAACGACGGAACCGTTCGGCCTCGAACCACGCGAACTGCGCGACGTGGTCCGCGAAGTGGCCCCGGACGCGAGTGGGTTCGACGTCGTCGAGGTGAACGATCGCGACGACGGGCAGGCCGCGGCGCTGGCCGGGAAACTCCTCCGTGAGTTCGTCTTCTCGGCGGCCGCGGAGTGA
- a CDS encoding DUF7344 domain-containing protein, producing MVSSNPDPLSRDAAYAICANPCRRRLLEQLTPGERRTVGSLARDLARTAADSSDGSGVAVDEYHLESQLVHNHLPFLHDHDVIDYRPAENVIVVPEEVGDRFPSVLAARLNLNTGSGDGHSRGDGPPSSS from the coding sequence GTGGTCTCGAGCAACCCGGATCCGCTTTCTCGTGACGCGGCGTACGCGATCTGTGCCAACCCCTGTCGCCGCCGGCTTCTCGAACAGTTGACTCCGGGCGAACGACGCACCGTCGGGAGCCTCGCTCGTGACCTTGCACGAACAGCCGCCGACTCGAGCGACGGTTCTGGCGTCGCCGTAGACGAGTACCACCTCGAGAGCCAGCTAGTCCACAACCACCTGCCATTTCTCCACGATCACGACGTGATCGACTACCGTCCCGCGGAGAACGTTATCGTCGTTCCCGAGGAGGTAGGAGACCGTTTTCCGTCGGTTCTCGCGGCGCGACTGAACCTGAACACAGGCAGTGGTGACGGTCACAGTCGGGGCGACGGTCCGCCCTCGAGTTCCTGA
- the glp gene encoding gephyrin-like molybdotransferase Glp, whose translation MKGADRERTEAGFRVRTPVDEARQTLRDALEERLERPVADGPATGTETIDVERADGRVLAGGIESARNVPHYERAAMDGYAVRAADTFGASERSPEVVRIADGIGTEATVGPGTAGRVHTGSALPEGADAVVMIEHVTELEATGELEVEDAVAEGENVAPVGEDVSEGQSLYEAGHRLRPSDLGLLRSAGYARVEVATRPAVGVVPTGEELVATDPGPGEVIETNGLTVSRLVERWGGRATYRNVVTDDPDALRAAIQRDLTKDVVVTTGGSSVGERDLLPEVIDDLGEVLVHGVGLKPGHPVCLGIVEDTPVLALPGYPVACIVNAVQFLRPVLRWLEGTTPDPHPTRRAVLDRKIPSEPGTRTFARVQLERRDESDGDASDADGEAEPGYRAIPTRASGSGVLSSVALADGWVVVDDAREGIPEGETVTVELWEDSS comes from the coding sequence ATGAAAGGAGCCGATCGCGAACGAACCGAGGCCGGGTTCAGGGTGCGGACGCCGGTCGACGAGGCGCGCCAGACGCTCCGGGACGCCCTCGAGGAACGCCTCGAGCGGCCGGTGGCCGACGGACCGGCGACGGGAACCGAGACGATCGACGTCGAGCGCGCCGACGGGCGCGTCCTCGCCGGCGGGATCGAGTCGGCACGGAACGTCCCACACTACGAACGAGCGGCGATGGACGGCTACGCCGTCCGGGCCGCGGACACCTTCGGCGCGAGCGAACGCTCACCAGAGGTCGTTCGGATCGCCGACGGAATCGGTACCGAGGCCACCGTCGGGCCGGGGACGGCCGGCCGGGTCCACACCGGAAGCGCCCTGCCTGAGGGTGCCGACGCCGTCGTTATGATCGAACACGTCACCGAACTCGAGGCGACCGGCGAACTCGAGGTCGAAGACGCCGTCGCGGAAGGAGAAAACGTCGCGCCGGTCGGCGAGGACGTCTCCGAGGGCCAGTCGCTGTACGAGGCCGGCCACCGGCTCCGTCCATCCGATCTGGGACTCCTCCGCTCGGCGGGCTACGCCCGGGTCGAGGTCGCGACCCGGCCGGCGGTCGGCGTCGTTCCGACGGGCGAGGAACTCGTCGCCACCGACCCGGGACCGGGAGAGGTGATCGAGACCAACGGACTGACGGTCTCACGGCTGGTCGAACGCTGGGGTGGCCGAGCGACCTACCGCAACGTGGTCACCGACGATCCGGACGCCCTCCGTGCGGCCATTCAGCGGGATCTCACGAAGGACGTCGTCGTCACCACCGGTGGTTCCTCGGTCGGCGAACGTGACCTCCTCCCCGAGGTGATCGACGACCTCGGCGAGGTGCTCGTCCACGGCGTCGGTCTCAAGCCCGGCCACCCGGTCTGTCTCGGCATCGTCGAGGACACCCCCGTGCTCGCGCTGCCGGGCTATCCCGTCGCCTGCATCGTCAACGCCGTCCAGTTCCTCCGTCCCGTCCTCCGGTGGCTCGAGGGCACCACCCCCGACCCGCACCCGACCAGGCGGGCGGTGCTGGACCGGAAGATTCCGAGCGAACCCGGCACGCGGACGTTCGCACGGGTCCAGCTCGAGCGTCGCGACGAGTCGGACGGTGACGCGAGTGACGCGGACGGCGAAGCCGAACCGGGCTACCGTGCGATCCCGACGCGGGCGAGCGGCTCCGGCGTCCTCTCGAGCGTCGCGCTGGCCGACGGCTGGGTCGTCGTCGACGACGCTCGAGAGGGGATTCCCGAAGGAGAAACGGTCACGGTCGAGCTCTGGGAGGATTCGTCCTGA
- a CDS encoding type II toxin-antitoxin system VapC family toxin, with product MNCLDTSVIVDYLHGIDEVGAYVRAHESEPLFAPTISLQETFVGAVRTRGSEGLERVRADLDWIEPIDLTVDAAAEAAVIDNELHREGTPIGSLDTLIAGTVRAAGGTLVTRDRHFERVDGLEVTHID from the coding sequence ATGAACTGTCTTGATACCAGCGTCATCGTCGATTACCTGCACGGGATTGACGAGGTTGGAGCCTACGTTCGCGCACACGAATCTGAACCGCTCTTCGCACCGACGATCTCACTTCAGGAGACGTTCGTCGGTGCAGTGAGAACGCGGGGTTCCGAGGGACTCGAACGGGTTCGGGCAGATCTCGACTGGATCGAGCCGATCGATCTTACGGTCGACGCTGCCGCAGAAGCGGCGGTAATCGATAACGAGCTACACCGCGAGGGAACTCCCATCGGTTCTCTCGATACGCTCATCGCAGGCACCGTCAGAGCGGCCGGCGGAACGTTAGTAACGAGGGATCGCCACTTCGAACGGGTCGACGGGCTCGAGGTCACGCACATCGACTGA
- a CDS encoding ABC1 kinase family protein, translating to MFLAYARDRRRFLLFGSRRRVDPATQRERAEVLLESLLTLGPTFIKLGQLLSTRPDILPPAYIDVLSALQDEVPPAPWPEAREVLEDELGPVEEAFDEFDTEAISGASLGQVYRAQLEGEPVAVKVRRPNVESLVETDLRVIRWSLPILLYFVDDSRAFSLENLADEFAKTIREEMDYEREAAMLTEIRSNFAGDERFVVPDVHEEYSNRRVLTMEYVGGTKITDVETLERKGIDRTQLAEHLERAYLQMIIDDGVFHADPHPGNLAVTDDGRIVFYDFGMSGRVDEFVQGKIVDFYVAVANQDIDAILDALIEIGTLSPEADRGTMADVMELAIQNARGEDVEQYRVQQIVGQIEDSIYEFPFRLPKNLALVLRVATVVEGVCVTLDPEFDFISTATAYLTEQGYREESIRQYAAETGDQLRRTGESLTRLAPKTERALDRLERDDLYVRIGVEDPEGVFGNLAKRLIYGMLLTMSLFSMGVLYALEAPEASVVAAVFSVIVTIQLYRTFRKRRKTRVRPQIGRQRLRQQQREEEQ from the coding sequence ATCTTTCTCGCCTACGCCCGCGACCGGCGACGATTCCTCCTCTTCGGCTCCAGGCGGCGCGTCGACCCGGCTACCCAGCGCGAGCGGGCAGAGGTTCTCCTCGAGTCGCTGCTGACTCTCGGGCCCACGTTCATCAAACTCGGCCAGCTACTTTCGACGCGGCCAGACATTCTGCCGCCAGCGTACATCGACGTCCTCTCGGCCCTGCAAGACGAGGTGCCGCCAGCGCCGTGGCCGGAGGCCCGCGAGGTGCTCGAGGACGAACTCGGCCCCGTCGAGGAGGCGTTCGACGAGTTCGACACCGAAGCGATCAGCGGCGCGAGTCTCGGGCAGGTCTACCGGGCACAACTCGAGGGCGAGCCGGTCGCGGTGAAGGTTCGCCGGCCGAACGTCGAGTCACTCGTCGAGACGGACCTGCGAGTCATCCGCTGGTCGTTGCCGATCCTGCTGTACTTCGTCGACGACTCGCGGGCGTTCTCCCTCGAGAACCTCGCCGACGAGTTCGCGAAGACGATCCGTGAGGAGATGGACTACGAACGCGAGGCCGCGATGCTCACCGAGATCAGGTCGAACTTCGCCGGCGACGAGCGGTTCGTCGTCCCCGACGTCCACGAGGAGTACTCGAACCGGCGGGTGCTGACGATGGAGTACGTCGGCGGCACGAAGATCACCGACGTCGAGACGCTCGAGCGAAAGGGCATCGACCGGACACAGCTCGCGGAACACCTGGAGCGGGCCTACCTGCAGATGATCATCGACGACGGTGTGTTCCACGCCGACCCACACCCGGGGAATCTCGCGGTGACCGACGACGGGCGAATCGTCTTCTACGATTTCGGAATGTCCGGCCGGGTCGACGAGTTCGTCCAGGGGAAGATCGTCGACTTCTACGTCGCGGTCGCGAACCAGGACATCGACGCCATCCTCGATGCGCTGATCGAGATCGGAACCCTGAGCCCGGAGGCCGACCGGGGGACGATGGCCGACGTGATGGAACTGGCCATCCAGAACGCCCGCGGCGAGGACGTCGAACAGTACCGGGTCCAGCAGATCGTCGGCCAGATCGAAGACTCGATCTACGAGTTCCCGTTCCGACTTCCGAAGAACCTCGCGCTCGTCCTGCGGGTCGCGACCGTCGTCGAGGGCGTCTGTGTCACGTTAGATCCCGAGTTCGACTTCATCTCGACGGCGACGGCCTACCTCACCGAACAGGGCTACCGCGAGGAGTCGATCCGGCAGTACGCCGCCGAGACGGGCGACCAGTTGCGTCGAACCGGCGAATCGCTCACCCGACTCGCGCCCAAGACCGAGCGAGCGCTCGACCGTCTCGAGCGCGACGACCTCTACGTCAGGATCGGCGTCGAGGACCCCGAAGGCGTCTTCGGTAACCTCGCCAAACGGCTGATCTACGGCATGTTGCTCACCATGTCGCTGTTCTCGATGGGCGTCCTCTACGCACTCGAGGCACCGGAGGCGTCGGTCGTCGCGGCCGTCTTTTCGGTGATCGTGACGATCCAGCTCTACCGGACGTTCCGCAAACGACGGAAGACCCGGGTCAGGCCCCAGATCGGCCGTCAGCGACTCCGGCAGCAGCAACGAGAAGAAGAGCAGTGA